Proteins from one Porites lutea chromosome 3, jaPorLute2.1, whole genome shotgun sequence genomic window:
- the LOC140929783 gene encoding uncharacterized protein, giving the protein MRKVLSLTQDESLRARERHTTNRIPLVTTYNPRTSYIAEVANRNWHFLQSKERLAHICRERPIIAYRRSKSLRDILVSTKLTGRTPEGHTTTMGSCGPCNKPKCSWCVLINKTSTFTGTRRDGKVFDIFHIVNCQSTFVIYIIECRICRLQYVGKSEPAFNLRLNNHRNHIKRGVYFCELSEHFLHNSTSHDFGKDVTIAIIEQIKQSNMTIERKKEILRAREIFLAKSAEHIATERS; this is encoded by the coding sequence ATGCGCAAAGTTCTGTCACTGACACAAGACGAGAGTTTGCGGGCGAGAGAGAGGCACACCACCAACCGCATACCCTTAGTAACCACATACAATCCACGTACCTCATATATTGCTGAAGTGGCGAACAGGAACTGGCACTTCCTCCAATCAAAGGAAAGACTGGCTCACATTTGTAGAGAACGACCAATTATCGCATATAGGAGGTCAAAAAGTCTACGCGACATACTCGTCAGTACCAAATTAACAGGCAGAACTCCTGAAGGACATACCACCACAATGGGTAGCTGTGGTCCTTGCAATAAACCAAAATGTAGTTGGTGCGTGCTTATAAACAAGACCTCTACTTTTACGGGCACGCGGCGGGATGGCAAGGTGTTTGACATATTCCATATAGTGAATTGTCAATCAACCTTTGTGATATATATAATTGAGTGTCGAATTTGTAGATTACAATATGTAGGGAAGAGCGAGCCAGCTTTCAACCTGCGCCTTAATAATCACAGGAACCATATTAAGAGAGGAGTCTACTTTTGCGAACTATCAGAGCACTTTCTCCACAACAGCACATCTCATGACTTTGGCAAAGACGTCACAATTGCGATCATTGAACAAATCAAACAGAGTAACATGACAATTGaacggaaaaaagaaatactccgagctagagaaatatttttggcAAAGTCGGCTGAACACATTGCAACCGAACGGTCTTAA
- the LOC140929786 gene encoding caspase-8-like: MSRSPRGICLILNNIEFLGEGKRWGAEFDEEELRTLFTELSFDVEVARDLRYDQMRNLTAQVAKRNHKNHDAFVLIVMSHGGDNDVIYGVDNRAVRVEDLISELTQSNCPDLRDKPKMVFIQTCRGSLRERISPNSASADSADSFSALDSTLSRGVFPKEFHWLLAFATTPGYVASRDPSSGSWFIQVLVKTIRKLHNRVHLVDILTEVTNLVVKRKGEVIQVPAPTHTLTAELYL; the protein is encoded by the exons ATGTCCAGGAGTCCGCGTGGAATCTGCCTCATACTAAACAACATCGAATTCCTTGGCGAAGGGAAACGCTGGGGTGCCGAATTCGACGAAGAAGAGCTGAGGACACTGTTCACTGAGCTTTCTTTCGACGTAGAAGTTGCAAGAGATCTCCGTTATGATCAGATGAGAAACTTAACAGCTCAGGTCGCAAAGAGAAATCACAAGAACCACGACGCGTTTGTGTTGATCGTCATGTCTCATGGTGGAGACAATGATGTTATCTATGGCGTGGACAACAGGGCCGTAAGGGTCGAAGATTTAATCTCGGAGCTCACACAGAGCAACTGCCCAGATCTTCGTGACAAACCAAAGATGGTTTTCATTCAGACCTGTAGAGGTTCTTTAAGAGAAAGAATTTCGCCCAACAGTGCTAGTGCTGACAGTGCTGATTCGTTTTCAGCATTGGACTCCACCCTTTCGAGAGGTGTGTTTCCAAAAGAGTTCCACTGGCTGTTGGCCTTTGCCACCACGCCTGGCTACGTTGCGTCGCGAGATCCAAGTTCTGGTTCCTGGTTCATTCAG GTCCTAGTAAAGACAATCAGAAAACTGCACAATCGCGTGCACCTTGTCGACATTTTGACAGAGGTTACCAATCTTGTGGTAAAAAGGAAAGGCGAGGTAATTCAAGTCCCAGCCCCAACACACACACTGACGGCCGAACTGTATCTGTAA